In Altererythrobacter rubellus, the following are encoded in one genomic region:
- the recN gene encoding DNA repair protein RecN yields the protein MLTRLSIRNIVLIEALDLDFGSGLGVLTGETGAGKSILLDALGLVLGDRADSGLVRVGADKASATASFEFAKLPASIAETLDDADIELEPGEPLIIRRQLKADGGSKAFVNDQSVGVALLREIAGALVELHGQHDDRGLVNPRGHRALLDRYAGTDVDGLATKWREWRAAEERLEAARGQVEQAKLDQDLLIAHLAELTSLEPQAGEEARLAETRATMQKGEKLSGDLEELRHILEGSDSPLASLRVAARKLDRIGGEHPLLAEALAALDRAVIEAGEAEDKLAAAAEALVHDPQALDEAETRLFELRALARKHRCEVDELPEKMREMRSFLNAIEGGEAELDALEDAARKASEAYATKAEAVHKARLAAAKKLDKAVAAELAPLKLDAARFLTAMGKLPEEKWGAGGIDSAEFLIATNPGADFAPLNKIASGGELSRFILALKVALAEQGGAATVIFDEIDRGVGGAVASAIGERLARLADGGQLLAVTHSPQVAARGGTHYLIAKSSSGTVTKTSVALLNEAGRQEEIARMLSGTEVTPEARAQADRLLEGA from the coding sequence ATGCTCACGCGATTATCCATCAGAAACATTGTTCTTATCGAAGCGCTCGATCTGGATTTCGGGAGCGGGCTGGGCGTGCTGACCGGAGAGACAGGCGCGGGCAAGTCAATCCTGCTTGATGCGTTGGGCCTGGTTCTGGGCGACCGCGCAGATAGTGGCCTCGTGCGCGTAGGGGCAGACAAGGCCAGCGCGACTGCCAGCTTTGAATTCGCCAAATTGCCGGCTTCTATTGCCGAAACGCTCGACGATGCGGATATCGAATTGGAACCGGGCGAGCCGTTGATCATTCGTCGTCAGTTGAAAGCAGATGGCGGGAGCAAGGCGTTCGTCAATGACCAGTCGGTTGGTGTGGCGCTGCTGCGTGAGATTGCGGGGGCATTGGTGGAATTGCACGGCCAGCATGACGATCGCGGATTGGTCAATCCGCGCGGTCATCGGGCTTTGCTCGATCGCTATGCCGGGACCGACGTCGATGGCCTTGCTACCAAATGGCGAGAGTGGCGCGCAGCTGAAGAGCGGTTGGAGGCTGCACGCGGCCAGGTTGAGCAGGCGAAGCTCGATCAGGATCTGTTGATCGCGCATCTGGCCGAGCTCACGTCGCTAGAGCCGCAGGCTGGCGAAGAGGCGCGGCTCGCGGAAACACGCGCAACCATGCAAAAGGGTGAGAAGCTTTCCGGCGATCTGGAGGAGCTGCGGCACATCTTGGAAGGATCGGATTCGCCGCTTGCAAGTTTGCGGGTTGCGGCGCGCAAGCTTGACCGGATTGGCGGAGAGCATCCCTTGCTGGCCGAAGCCTTGGCGGCACTCGATCGCGCTGTAATCGAGGCAGGCGAGGCGGAAGACAAATTGGCTGCGGCAGCTGAAGCACTGGTTCACGATCCGCAAGCTTTGGATGAGGCCGAAACCCGGCTGTTCGAATTGCGCGCGCTGGCCCGCAAGCATCGCTGCGAGGTTGACGAATTACCTGAAAAGATGCGCGAAATGCGCAGCTTCCTGAATGCGATCGAAGGCGGCGAGGCTGAGCTGGACGCGCTGGAAGATGCCGCGCGCAAAGCGAGCGAAGCCTATGCCACGAAGGCAGAGGCCGTTCACAAGGCGCGATTGGCAGCCGCGAAGAAGCTGGACAAGGCAGTCGCGGCTGAACTTGCGCCATTGAAACTGGATGCCGCGCGTTTCCTGACCGCGATGGGCAAATTGCCGGAAGAGAAATGGGGAGCAGGTGGGATCGACAGCGCCGAATTCCTGATCGCGACCAATCCGGGGGCGGACTTTGCACCGTTGAACAAGATCGCCTCTGGCGGCGAGCTGTCGCGCTTTATCCTAGCGCTAAAAGTCGCGTTGGCAGAGCAGGGCGGGGCCGCAACGGTGATTTTTGACGAGATTGACCGCGGCGTGGGTGGTGCAGTCGCGAGCGCGATTGGCGAGCGGCTGGCACGGCTGGCGGATGGCGGACAACTGCTCGCTGTGACACACTCACCACAAGTCGCGGCGCGTGGAGGCACGCACTATCTGATCGCCAAATCTTCATCCGGCACGGTTACCAAGACCAGCGTCGCGCTGCTCAATGAGGCTGGGCGGCAGGAAGAGATCGCGCGGATGCTTAGCGGCACTGAAGTTACGCCTGAAGCGCGTGCACAAGCGGATCGTTTGCTGGAGGGTGCGTGA
- a CDS encoding DUF2459 domain-containing protein, with protein MAAQTTLKRLLLWPLAVLAAFALVFLLTAWIGSSIARNDDWEQPAAGVQIMIETNGVHTAIVMPAVSAQKDWRADFPADDVLAPNRPYTHVSVSWGEREVFLNTPTWWDLSLPTVFGAATGGGGLLHVSHYIRPAPSPDHRQLTISHAEYARLIAIIEREILPASERTVYRGYSDYDVFYDAPGTYHLGNTCNQWVSNALAAAGIKTGWWTPMVGGVMKWVPEYKGD; from the coding sequence ATGGCTGCGCAAACGACGCTAAAGCGCTTGCTCCTCTGGCCGCTCGCTGTGTTGGCGGCGTTTGCACTTGTTTTCCTGCTGACCGCGTGGATCGGTTCCTCCATTGCCCGCAATGATGATTGGGAACAACCCGCAGCCGGGGTCCAGATCATGATCGAAACCAATGGCGTGCACACCGCTATCGTTATGCCTGCAGTCTCTGCTCAAAAGGATTGGCGCGCGGATTTTCCCGCGGATGATGTGCTCGCGCCGAACCGTCCCTACACGCATGTCTCGGTGAGTTGGGGTGAACGCGAAGTGTTCCTTAACACGCCAACCTGGTGGGACCTGTCTCTGCCAACAGTTTTTGGCGCAGCAACGGGCGGTGGAGGCTTGCTGCATGTCAGCCACTACATCCGCCCTGCCCCCTCGCCCGATCATCGTCAGCTTACGATCAGCCATGCAGAATATGCGCGTCTGATCGCGATTATCGAGCGCGAGATTTTGCCTGCGTCTGAACGCACGGTCTATCGTGGCTATTCAGATTATGACGTGTTTTATGATGCGCCCGGCACCTATCACCTTGGCAACACCTGCAACCAATGGGTCAGCAACGCGCTCGCCGCTGCCGGAATCAAAACCGGATGGTGGACCCCGATGGTAGGCGGCGTCATGAAATGGGTGCCTGAGTACAAAGGCGATTAG
- a CDS encoding 50S ribosomal protein L11 methyltransferase: MSESWKLSAFAAKPVIQAALLYHEEIDDWDPEVVISGSEVVEDRPQEWVLEAWYSHEPSEAQQADIAGLFDGDVPVFTVEKLPEQDWITLSQQGAEPIRAGCFYIHTSDYPPADGAMNIEIPASQAFGTGHHETTAGCLEMLDAMKERGVVSRNIADIGTGTGLLAIAAMRLWPRALCTASDIDDVCAGVVADNAELNSLPIGADRGQLTMVIADGMADPLLEARGPYDLLIANILAAPLVELAPDFEAAVTPGASILLAGLLERQEPAVRRAYRQAGFRLAERHVNGNWSILWLRKRR, translated from the coding sequence GTGAGCGAGAGCTGGAAACTCTCTGCCTTTGCAGCAAAGCCTGTCATACAGGCGGCTCTGCTTTATCATGAAGAGATCGACGATTGGGACCCGGAAGTTGTCATTTCAGGCAGCGAAGTGGTGGAGGATCGCCCGCAAGAATGGGTGTTGGAGGCATGGTATTCGCACGAGCCGAGCGAAGCGCAACAGGCAGACATAGCCGGTCTATTTGACGGGGACGTGCCGGTTTTCACTGTCGAGAAATTGCCTGAACAGGACTGGATCACTTTGAGCCAGCAAGGGGCCGAACCGATCCGCGCAGGCTGCTTTTACATCCATACATCCGATTATCCACCGGCTGATGGCGCAATGAACATAGAGATCCCAGCCAGCCAGGCGTTCGGCACCGGCCACCACGAGACGACCGCCGGTTGCCTGGAGATGCTGGACGCAATGAAGGAACGCGGCGTAGTCAGCCGCAATATCGCCGATATTGGCACGGGCACAGGCCTGCTTGCGATCGCTGCCATGCGCTTGTGGCCGAGAGCGCTCTGTACCGCATCCGACATCGATGATGTGTGTGCAGGCGTGGTGGCCGACAACGCGGAGCTGAACAGCCTGCCAATCGGCGCAGATCGCGGTCAGCTGACCATGGTGATCGCTGACGGGATGGCGGACCCGCTCCTCGAAGCGCGCGGGCCATACGATCTCCTGATCGCGAACATACTGGCTGCGCCTTTGGTGGAACTCGCACCAGATTTTGAAGCCGCTGTAACGCCTGGCGCCAGTATCCTGCTGGCCGGTTTGCTGGAACGACAGGAACCCGCGGTTCGCAGAGCCTATCGCCAAGCGGGCTTCCGTCTCGCCGAGCGCCACGTCAATGGAAACTGGTCCATTCTATGGCTGCGCAAACGACGCTAA
- the ligA gene encoding NAD-dependent DNA ligase LigA, translating to MGISEADAANELMRLARQIAKHDRLYHAEDDPEISDQEYDALVRRNAELETQFPHLVRDDSPSKKVGHAVSSSPLGKVTHEARMMSLDNGFSDEEIHEWVARVRRFLSLPDDEPVAITAEDKIDGLSCSLRYESGKLVRAATRGDGQVGEDVTANVAYIADIPQELSGDNVPDLFEVRGEVYMSKQDFAALNAAQHEAGGKLFANPRNAAAGSLRQKDASVTARRPLRFWAYGWGAASEVPGDTQHAVMLQIEAWGFPLSPFLTVTNSVEDMLAHYAEIGRQRPDLPYEIDGVVYKVDRLDWQQRLGFVAKAPRWALAHKFPAEQAETTLEAIDIQVGRTGKLTPVGRLAPVMVGGVTVTNVTLHNRDEIARLGVRPGDRVVVQRAGDVIPQVVRNLTPEVEREAYLFPDACPECGSEAVAEESEVDVRCTGGLICPAQRTERLKHFVSRKALDIDGLGEKTIDQFFALGWLESPADIFRLKDRKDAILALEGWQDKSVDNLLASVENKREPDAARLLFGLGIRHVGEVTARDLMKNFHELPALRQAAEQARAGDEDALSEITSIDGVGGAVVEALGDFFHEPHNVEVWEDLLSLVSPPPYIVETLDSPVAGKTVVFTGKLETMSRDEAKAQAERLGAKAAGSVSAKTDLLVAGPGAGSKLKKAAELGIEVIDEAGWAEIVAAAG from the coding sequence ATGGGTATTTCCGAAGCAGATGCCGCCAATGAGCTGATGCGGTTGGCGCGGCAGATCGCTAAGCATGATCGGCTGTATCATGCCGAGGACGATCCGGAGATCAGCGATCAGGAATATGACGCGCTGGTGCGGCGCAATGCCGAGTTGGAAACGCAATTCCCGCATCTCGTTCGCGATGACAGCCCGTCGAAGAAAGTGGGGCATGCGGTCTCGTCGTCTCCTCTAGGCAAAGTGACGCATGAAGCCCGCATGATGAGCCTCGACAACGGATTTTCCGACGAGGAGATCCATGAATGGGTTGCACGGGTGCGGCGTTTCCTGTCGCTGCCTGACGACGAGCCGGTTGCGATAACGGCTGAAGACAAGATTGACGGGCTGTCCTGCTCACTCCGTTACGAGAGCGGAAAGCTGGTGCGTGCGGCGACGCGCGGAGACGGGCAGGTTGGCGAAGATGTCACCGCGAACGTCGCATATATCGCTGACATTCCGCAGGAACTGAGCGGCGATAATGTGCCAGACCTTTTCGAAGTTCGCGGCGAAGTTTACATGTCGAAGCAGGACTTTGCTGCGCTCAATGCTGCGCAGCATGAAGCGGGCGGCAAGCTGTTCGCGAACCCGCGCAATGCCGCGGCGGGATCCTTGCGGCAGAAGGATGCGAGCGTGACCGCGCGGCGGCCCTTGCGCTTCTGGGCCTATGGCTGGGGCGCGGCGAGCGAGGTTCCGGGGGATACCCAGCATGCTGTGATGTTGCAGATCGAGGCATGGGGTTTCCCCCTTTCGCCTTTTCTGACTGTCACTAATAGCGTTGAGGACATGCTGGCCCACTATGCAGAGATTGGCCGCCAGCGTCCTGATCTGCCCTATGAGATTGACGGGGTCGTCTACAAGGTGGATCGGCTCGACTGGCAGCAACGATTGGGTTTTGTGGCAAAGGCTCCGCGCTGGGCGCTGGCGCACAAGTTTCCAGCCGAACAAGCGGAGACGACACTTGAGGCCATCGACATTCAGGTTGGCCGCACTGGCAAGCTGACGCCGGTTGGGCGGCTCGCTCCGGTCATGGTCGGCGGGGTCACGGTCACCAATGTCACGCTGCACAATCGTGACGAGATCGCGCGCCTCGGCGTGCGGCCAGGGGATCGCGTGGTCGTGCAGCGGGCGGGCGACGTGATCCCGCAGGTTGTCCGCAATCTGACGCCAGAGGTTGAACGCGAAGCTTATCTCTTCCCCGATGCGTGCCCCGAATGTGGCAGCGAAGCGGTGGCCGAAGAGAGCGAAGTCGATGTGCGCTGCACCGGGGGGCTGATTTGCCCGGCACAACGCACCGAACGCCTAAAGCACTTCGTCAGTCGCAAGGCGCTCGATATTGACGGGCTTGGCGAGAAGACCATCGATCAATTCTTTGCTTTGGGCTGGCTCGAGAGTCCGGCAGATATTTTCCGCCTAAAGGATCGAAAGGACGCGATTTTGGCGCTCGAAGGGTGGCAGGATAAGTCTGTGGATAATCTGTTGGCTTCTGTGGAGAACAAGCGCGAGCCCGATGCGGCGCGGCTGCTGTTCGGACTGGGCATTCGTCATGTTGGCGAAGTCACCGCGCGCGATCTGATGAAGAATTTCCACGAACTTCCGGCGCTTCGCCAGGCAGCCGAGCAAGCGCGCGCAGGCGATGAAGATGCACTATCCGAAATCACCTCGATTGATGGTGTAGGCGGCGCGGTGGTCGAAGCCTTGGGTGACTTCTTTCACGAGCCGCACAATGTTGAGGTGTGGGAAGACCTGCTTAGCCTGGTCAGCCCGCCACCTTACATCGTAGAGACGCTCGATAGCCCGGTGGCGGGCAAGACCGTGGTCTTTACTGGCAAGCTGGAAACCATGAGCCGCGACGAGGCCAAGGCGCAGGCTGAAAGGCTCGGTGCAAAGGCAGCCGGCAGTGTAAGCGCAAAGACCGACCTGCTGGTCGCGGGACCGGGCGCGGGGAGCAAACTGAAGAAAGCGGCAGAGCTTGGCATCGAAGTGATTGATGAGGCGGGTTGGGCCGAAATCGTGGCGGCGGCTGGATGA
- a CDS encoding M14 family zinc carboxypeptidase has translation MTGRFLSRIAIVLAAFAFTAPPAMAQSYLDGDFDASVPTLSEKVGHAPGTRITSPSESLTYLEALVEAVPDRARLVQYATSWEGRPLVYVVITAAENMARINAIKADLANVAAGRASNGDALPVTWLAYGVHGNEVTSTDAALMMAYHLLASQGDARVDQIMRESIVIIDPSQNPDGRARFVHNFRAALGLTPFGDRQAAEHDEPWPSGRFNHYLFDLNRDWFTLSQPETRGKIAAMLEWSPVVVKDIHEMSGDDSYFFSPAADPLNPNLTPAQIRLYELIGRNNAAWFDRMGEPYFTREVFDLFYPGYGDTWNAHQGAIGSTYEQGSPRGLVWERRDGTELTYADGVRNHFLASLSTAEAVASNADRFMSDYAAYRADNANGAAGRGAYVIDLAERRWNAEALGRRLAAQGINVLRRDGAATVCGKSYPQGYLAVPRSQPAARLVRSLLDADTPLPREFVIEQERRRSDDLPHELYDVTAWSVGMMAGTQVQLCGSAVGGDPLSATSSIAPVAEGSGSFGVAVPWSDSGQARLVALALREGVVGRATDEAFTMGSRTFPRGTVVFSNAANGADKMARFAELAQEVGAHTVALESSWVEDGPNFGSDAFVRLDPPKVAIAWDDGVSPLSAGALRYVLEQRLGVPVTPIRTAQLRNADLSDYDVLLIPDGSPAGALGESGVSTIREFAGEGGVVVVIGDSLDILASGDSPMLAVKREAALGLEPGEDADAGSSLAEAVEITSEAEYRTAIRDENALPDTMPGALVNTVADRNHFLSAGYDGGAIVLATGSRIYTPLDRADGVNVLRFAAADDLVASGYVWEENRRQMAFKPYQMAQPTGRGMAIGFAHDPAERAYLDGLDLLLANAVIVAPARVR, from the coding sequence ATGACAGGTCGATTTTTAAGTCGGATCGCAATTGTGTTGGCCGCCTTCGCTTTCACGGCCCCGCCTGCCATGGCGCAGTCCTATCTCGATGGCGATTTCGATGCGTCTGTTCCGACATTGTCTGAAAAGGTTGGCCATGCGCCGGGCACACGGATTACCTCCCCCAGCGAAAGCCTGACCTATCTTGAAGCCCTGGTGGAAGCCGTGCCTGATCGCGCCCGGCTGGTGCAATATGCGACCAGTTGGGAAGGGCGCCCGCTGGTATACGTTGTGATCACCGCTGCTGAAAACATGGCGCGGATCAACGCAATCAAAGCGGATTTGGCCAATGTCGCGGCCGGCCGCGCAAGCAATGGCGACGCATTGCCGGTCACGTGGCTTGCCTATGGTGTGCATGGCAACGAAGTGACTTCCACCGATGCGGCGCTGATGATGGCTTATCATTTGCTCGCTTCACAGGGCGATGCGCGGGTGGACCAGATCATGCGCGAAAGCATTGTGATCATCGACCCATCGCAAAACCCCGATGGCCGCGCGCGCTTCGTGCACAACTTTCGCGCCGCGCTGGGCCTGACGCCTTTTGGCGATCGGCAGGCGGCCGAGCATGATGAACCATGGCCGAGCGGCCGTTTCAACCACTATCTGTTCGATCTGAACCGTGACTGGTTCACGCTGAGCCAACCGGAAACGCGTGGCAAGATCGCGGCCATGCTCGAGTGGAGTCCAGTGGTGGTCAAGGACATCCACGAAATGAGCGGCGATGACAGCTATTTCTTCAGCCCCGCAGCTGATCCGTTGAACCCTAATCTCACACCTGCGCAGATCCGCCTGTACGAGCTGATTGGCCGCAACAATGCCGCCTGGTTTGACCGCATGGGTGAACCCTACTTCACGCGCGAGGTCTTTGATCTGTTCTACCCCGGCTATGGGGACACATGGAATGCGCATCAGGGCGCAATTGGGAGTACATACGAGCAAGGATCGCCGCGCGGGCTGGTATGGGAAAGACGCGATGGCACGGAACTGACATATGCAGACGGTGTGCGTAATCACTTCTTGGCCAGCCTATCCACTGCTGAAGCAGTGGCCAGCAATGCTGATCGTTTCATGAGTGATTATGCGGCTTACCGTGCGGACAATGCGAATGGTGCGGCAGGGCGCGGTGCGTACGTGATCGATCTTGCCGAGCGCCGGTGGAATGCAGAGGCGCTGGGCCGCAGGCTGGCCGCGCAAGGGATCAATGTGCTGCGCCGCGATGGTGCAGCGACGGTATGCGGCAAGAGCTATCCGCAGGGCTATCTGGCTGTGCCGCGTTCTCAACCCGCTGCGCGTCTTGTGCGCAGCCTGCTGGATGCAGACACGCCATTGCCGCGTGAATTCGTGATCGAGCAGGAGCGCCGCCGCAGCGATGATTTGCCGCATGAATTGTATGACGTCACCGCTTGGTCTGTTGGCATGATGGCTGGAACGCAAGTGCAACTTTGCGGCTCTGCGGTTGGCGGTGATCCGTTGTCGGCAACGTCTTCGATTGCGCCAGTGGCAGAAGGCAGCGGCAGCTTTGGCGTTGCTGTGCCCTGGAGCGATAGCGGGCAGGCCCGCCTAGTAGCGCTGGCGCTGCGCGAAGGAGTTGTCGGGCGCGCAACCGATGAAGCTTTCACCATGGGTTCGCGCACCTTCCCGCGCGGCACCGTGGTATTTAGCAATGCCGCAAATGGCGCGGACAAGATGGCGCGTTTTGCGGAACTCGCGCAGGAAGTCGGCGCGCATACTGTGGCGCTTGAATCGAGCTGGGTCGAGGATGGCCCCAATTTCGGCAGCGACGCCTTTGTGCGGCTGGACCCGCCCAAGGTTGCCATCGCCTGGGATGATGGCGTCTCACCGCTGAGCGCAGGCGCGCTGCGTTATGTATTGGAGCAACGCTTGGGCGTGCCGGTGACTCCGATCCGCACAGCGCAGCTGAGGAATGCGGATCTATCTGACTATGATGTTCTGCTGATCCCCGACGGCTCGCCGGCAGGTGCGCTGGGCGAAAGCGGCGTAAGCACCATCCGCGAATTCGCGGGCGAAGGCGGCGTAGTGGTCGTGATTGGCGATAGTCTGGACATACTGGCAAGTGGTGACAGTCCTATGCTGGCGGTCAAACGCGAAGCAGCGCTAGGGCTGGAGCCGGGCGAAGATGCAGATGCAGGGAGCAGTCTGGCTGAAGCGGTCGAGATCACTAGCGAAGCCGAATATCGCACCGCCATTCGTGACGAGAATGCATTGCCAGACACGATGCCCGGCGCGTTGGTGAACACTGTCGCAGACCGCAATCACTTCCTGTCGGCTGGATATGATGGCGGCGCAATCGTGCTGGCAACGGGTTCACGCATATACACTCCGCTTGACCGAGCGGACGGGGTGAATGTGCTGCGCTTCGCAGCCGCAGATGATTTGGTGGCCAGCGGATATGTGTGGGAAGAAAACCGCCGCCAAATGGCTTTCAAACCCTATCAGATGGCGCAACCGACTGGCCGCGGCATGGCGATAGGTTTTGCCCATGATCCGGCTGAACGCGCTTACCTGGACGGGCTGGATCTGTTGCTGGCCAATGCGGTGATCGTTGCGCCAGCGCGGGTTCGCTAA
- a CDS encoding CinA family protein, producing MSLLNELYSQAARIAELLKVRGEKIAVADGATGGLIAASLLTVPGALDFFVGGGVVYSLRARDVLFNQPREAYKGMRGASEDYALLQARSIRDNFGAEWGIAESGSVGGSSHPSGAPGGRSCVAIVGPDGFEVTRITETQSDARIANMEAFTRAALGALEDCLA from the coding sequence ATGAGTCTGCTGAATGAACTCTACTCGCAAGCTGCACGGATTGCCGAACTACTCAAGGTACGCGGCGAAAAGATCGCCGTCGCTGATGGCGCGACAGGCGGCCTGATCGCGGCGAGCTTGCTTACCGTGCCGGGTGCGCTGGACTTCTTCGTAGGGGGCGGGGTGGTCTATTCGCTGCGCGCGCGCGATGTGCTGTTTAATCAACCGCGTGAAGCCTACAAGGGGATGCGCGGCGCGAGCGAGGATTACGCGTTGCTTCAGGCCCGCTCTATCCGTGATAATTTCGGTGCGGAATGGGGCATTGCCGAAAGCGGATCGGTTGGCGGTTCATCACACCCCAGCGGCGCACCGGGGGGGCGAAGCTGTGTTGCCATTGTAGGGCCGGACGGGTTCGAAGTTACGCGTATCACTGAAACGCAAAGCGACGCGCGGATCGCCAATATGGAGGCTTTTACGCGCGCCGCTCTGGGCGCTTTGGAAGATTGCCTGGCATGA
- a CDS encoding Na+/H+ antiporter NhaA: MQKESAGGITLIFAAFAALVIANSPLLGAYKSWLDIPIVAGFGGFVIDKPLLLWVNDGLMAVFFFLIGLEVKREVLIGLDPMDALAPLPLGIALGLLIGKQAGILGFAWLAVKTGIASLPESVNWRQIHGLSLFAAIGFTMSLFIGNLAFASPEQVDAVKLGVLSGSTIAAIAGFFLLRSALPTAEEAQAMADPEAKAEPAE, translated from the coding sequence ATGCAAAAAGAGAGCGCTGGCGGCATCACGCTGATTTTCGCCGCGTTTGCTGCTCTCGTCATCGCGAACAGTCCGCTGCTGGGTGCTTACAAGTCGTGGCTGGACATTCCGATCGTGGCCGGCTTTGGCGGTTTCGTGATCGACAAACCATTGCTTCTATGGGTCAATGACGGCCTGATGGCGGTGTTCTTCTTCCTGATTGGCCTGGAAGTGAAGCGCGAAGTGCTGATCGGGCTTGATCCGATGGATGCGCTCGCGCCGTTGCCACTCGGCATCGCATTGGGCCTGTTGATCGGCAAACAAGCGGGCATTCTGGGGTTCGCCTGGTTGGCGGTGAAAACCGGCATCGCCAGCCTGCCAGAGAGTGTGAACTGGCGGCAGATCCACGGATTGTCGCTGTTCGCCGCGATCGGCTTTACCATGAGCCTGTTCATCGGCAATTTGGCCTTTGCTTCGCCAGAGCAAGTTGATGCAGTGAAACTGGGTGTGCTCTCAGGCTCCACCATTGCAGCGATTGCCGGTTTCTTCCTGTTACGTTCGGCGCTGCCGACAGCGGAAGAAGCGCAAGCCATGGCAGACCCGGAAGCCAAGGCGGAACCCGCCGAATAA
- a CDS encoding outer membrane protein assembly factor BamD, with amino-acid sequence MTREKRVTFKPVLAAAMAGATLLTAACAGSGGSTNEDVAYVARDVETLYSEAKSRLDNGNTRLAAALFDETERQHPYSPWARRAQLMSAFSYYVAQDYNAAISSAQRFLSIHPGNKDAPYAYYLIALSYYEQISDVSRDQSITEQARVALREVDRRFPTSEYAADARLKLDLVNDHLAGKDMEIGRHYQRNGQWLAATLRFQNVVNEYETTSHTPEALYRLTESSLALGVPSEAVKYAAVLGTNYPGSKWYEKAFDLVQEYAPGATAS; translated from the coding sequence ATGACAAGAGAGAAACGCGTGACATTCAAACCCGTTCTTGCTGCCGCGATGGCTGGCGCAACCTTGCTGACCGCTGCTTGCGCGGGCTCTGGCGGATCGACCAATGAAGACGTGGCCTATGTCGCGCGCGATGTGGAAACGCTTTATTCAGAGGCGAAGTCGCGGCTGGATAACGGCAACACGCGGCTTGCAGCGGCGCTGTTTGACGAAACCGAGCGTCAGCACCCCTATTCGCCCTGGGCGCGCCGCGCGCAGTTGATGAGTGCGTTCAGCTATTACGTGGCGCAGGATTACAACGCGGCAATCTCCAGCGCGCAGCGGTTCCTCTCGATCCACCCGGGCAACAAGGATGCGCCTTACGCCTATTACCTGATCGCGCTGTCCTATTACGAGCAGATCAGTGACGTGTCGCGTGACCAGTCAATCACAGAGCAGGCGCGGGTTGCGCTGCGCGAAGTGGACCGCCGTTTCCCGACCAGCGAATATGCCGCCGATGCGCGCTTGAAGCTGGACCTCGTCAACGATCACCTTGCGGGCAAGGATATGGAGATCGGCCGCCATTACCAGCGCAACGGGCAATGGCTGGCGGCGACATTGCGTTTCCAGAACGTGGTCAACGAATATGAGACGACCAGCCACACGCCCGAAGCGCTCTATCGTCTGACTGAAAGCAGCCTGGCGTTGGGTGTGCCGAGCGAAGCGGTGAAATATGCCGCGGTGCTGGGCACGAACTATCCGGGTAGCAAGTGGTATGAAAAGGCATTTGATCTGGTGCAGGAATATGCGCCGGGCGCCACCGCGAGCTAG
- the bla gene encoding subclass B3 metallo-beta-lactamase — protein sequence MPTQAEETATLQPAEGVGKNAFLQSCETWDEWDKTAPPFQIHGNTYYVGTCGISAILVTGDDGHILLDSGVEGAAPSVLENIRKLGFDPTDIGYILMSHEHFDHVAGHAAAVETTGARVVASARAKPVLESGIVASDDPQAESNHPAMAPVQVDLVVSHGDPVTLGGITITAHATPGHTPGALSWSWTSCDASAADQSCRDFAYVDSLSPVSADSYRFTDHPQTVAAFQQSIETVAALPCDKILTPHPSSSNMIKRLRSGEVGDGNQCKNYARAIERRLDARLEREAGNAE from the coding sequence TTGCCCACCCAAGCGGAAGAAACTGCCACGCTTCAACCGGCAGAGGGGGTCGGTAAGAACGCATTCCTTCAAAGCTGCGAGACATGGGACGAGTGGGACAAGACAGCGCCTCCATTCCAGATACATGGCAACACATATTACGTGGGAACCTGCGGAATCTCTGCCATTCTGGTCACCGGAGACGACGGTCATATCCTTTTGGACAGCGGTGTAGAGGGTGCCGCGCCATCGGTCCTGGAAAACATCCGCAAGCTTGGCTTTGACCCGACCGACATCGGCTATATCCTGATGAGCCACGAACATTTTGACCATGTCGCGGGCCACGCAGCGGCCGTGGAGACGACAGGAGCGAGGGTCGTCGCCTCCGCCCGTGCCAAACCGGTCCTCGAAAGCGGAATTGTTGCATCGGACGATCCTCAGGCTGAATCAAATCACCCGGCAATGGCCCCTGTGCAAGTCGATCTTGTTGTTTCCCATGGTGATCCGGTAACGCTTGGTGGCATCACGATCACGGCTCATGCAACGCCAGGGCACACGCCCGGCGCACTAAGCTGGAGCTGGACTTCCTGCGATGCGAGTGCTGCTGATCAATCGTGTCGCGATTTTGCATATGTCGACAGCCTTTCACCGGTTTCCGCCGATAGTTACCGCTTTACAGATCATCCACAGACAGTCGCCGCCTTCCAGCAAAGCATTGAAACCGTTGCTGCGTTGCCATGCGATAAGATTCTTACGCCGCATCCATCATCAAGTAACATGATCAAGCGGTTGCGCTCGGGTGAAGTGGGCGATGGTAATCAATGCAAGAATTACGCCCGCGCTATCGAACGTCGCTTGGATGCGCGCCTCGAACGCGAAGCGGGCAACGCAGAGTGA